The genomic region TCGGTTTATACTTACTCTCATATAAGTTCAATTCATTAAAAAATTCTTCCTCTCGCAAAACAGTTTTTAAATTATTACAAAAATCGTTACAAAATAAATAAACACTAGGAAAATAAATATCATTTAATTTTATACAATTAAATTTTCCATTTCTAAAATACTTGCTCTCTAATAAATTAGTAATCCTATTTTGAATATACAAAAAATTATCCGTTAACCATAAAGAAGCTTCAGTTACATTACATCCCAAAGATTTTACTAACTCAATATACTTTATATTATCTAAAAACATCTTATTTTTACCCTTAAATGTACTAGCTAAATTAACTCTTTTTCTATAAATATTACTATATAAAATGTTCTCATCTGATAACATGCCATTTATCATATTATATCCCCTTTTCTAGTTAAAGACTGTAGCTTTTCCTATGATTTTTTGAAATATATTCTATTATTACCAATTTTTTATTATATATTCACTTTTTAACATTAATCCAATAATTAACTATTGATGTTTTTAAAACATTAGTGATATAATAAATTTGTTATTAAAATAACACTATAGGTTATTTTAATAACAAATATGAATATTTTCTTATTAAAAATAGTAATATAATTAAGTAATTGCTGCTATTATTTAGTACTACTATCTATTACTTAATAATTTAGAATTGGAGGATAATAATATCAATGAAATCAAAAAATCAAATACAAGAAAAAGAAACTTCAAATATAAGCTTAGTTATTAATTCTCTAGTAAATAATGCTAAAAAAGCTGAACAAAAACTTTTGAAATTAAATCAAAATCAAATAGATAAAATTGTATCAGCTATGTGTATTGCTGGTGCTGATAAAAACATAGAATTATCAAAATTAGCTATCGAAGAAACTAAACGTGGAGTTTTTGAAGACAAGGTTATTAAAAACCTTTTTGCTACTGAATACATTCATCATGATATTAAACATATTAAAACTGTTGGAATTATAAATGATGATCCAACTAAAGATTATTTTAATGTTGCTGAACCAGTTGGTATTATCGCTGGGGTTACTCCAGTTACAAATCCAACATCAACTGCTATGTTTAAAGCTATAATATCAATCAAAACAAGAAATCCAATAATATTTGCATTCCATCCGTCCGCCCAAAAATGTAGTTCAGAAGCTGCTAGAGTAGTTTATGAAGCTGCTATATCTGCTGGGGCTCCAGAACACTGCATTCAATGGATAAACGAACCATCCATCGAAGCTACTAATTTACTAATGAATCATCCAGAAATAGCTCTCATTTTGGCAACAGGTGGATCCGGAATGGTTAAATCTGCATATAGTTGTGGAAAACCTGCTTTAGGAGTTGGCCCTGGAAATGTTCCAGCTTATCTTGAGAAAACTTGTAACCTTCAGAGAGCTGTATCAGATATCATCATATCCAAAACTTTTGATAATGGTATGATTTGTGCATCAGAACAAACTGCTGTAGTAGATGAAGAAATCTCAAAATATTTTGAAAAATTAATGAAAGAATTAAATTGCCATTTATGTTCTGAAGATGAAATTAAAAAACTCGAAAAATATGCATTTCCTGAAGACAAAAACTCTTGTGTCTTAAATGCCAATATAGTCGGAAAATCAGCTAATGAGATAGCTAAAGAAGCTGGTTTTGAAGTTCCTGAAAAAACAAAGATATTAATTGCAAAAATAGATTCTATAGGCCCTAACTCTCCTCTATCACGTGAAAAATTAAGTCCTATTCTCTCATATATCATTGTTAAAAACTCTGATGAAGGAATCGAAAAATCTTGCCAAATAGTCGAGTTTGGAGGTCTTGGACATTCTGCAGCTATTCATTCATCCAATGAAGATATTATTAAAAAGTTCTCAGAAAAAGTTAAAGCTGGAAGAATAGTTGTAAACTCACCATCAACTCATGGAGCTATAGGTGATTTATATAATTCAAATAGAGCATCCCTAACATTAGGATGTGGTTCTTACGGTAAAAATTCGATAATATCTAATGTTACATGTGAGAATTTAATCAATCTAAAGAGAGTCGCAAGGAGAAAAACTAATATGCAATGGTTTAAAATACCAAAGAAAATATTCTTCGAATGGGGTTCTACCTCATACCTAGAAAAAATGCCTGATATATCTAAAATAATGATAATTACTGATGCTGGAATGGTCAATCTTGGATATGCAGATATAGTTGTAAATCACTTAAATAACAGAATAGATAAAGTAAGTATTGAAATTTTCTCTGATGTTGAACCAGATCCATCTGTTGAAACTGTATTTAATGGTGTTAAAGCTATGAACAGATTTAAACCTGATTGTATCATTGCTTTAGGTGGAGGATCTGCAATAGATGCCGCAAAATCTATGTGGTTATTCTATGAACACCCAGAAATAAACTTCAATGATATAAAACTAAAATTTGTTGATATTAGAAAAAGAATTTACAAATTCCCTAAACTTGGTAATAAAGCTCAATTAGTTGCAATACCTACAACATCTGGAACAGGATCAGAAGTTACTTCATTCTCAGTAATTAGTGATAAAACTAAAAATATCAAATACCCTCTAGCTGATTATGAATTAACTCCTAATGTAGCTATAATAGATCCTCAATTTGTTATGAGCTTGCCAAAATCTGTTACAGCAGACACTGGACTTGATGTTTTAACTCATGCAATTGAAGCATATGTTTCAATATTAGCATCAGATTATACAGATGCCTTAGCTATAAAAGCTATACAATTAGTATTTGAATACTTACCAAGAGCATTTAAAAATGGAAATAATGATAAAGTCGCTCGTGAAAAAATGCATAACGCTTCTTCTATAGCTGGAATGGCATTTACAAACGCCTTTCTAGGTATAAATCACTCACTTGCTCATAAACTTGGAGGAGAATTCCATATACCTCATGGACGTGCAAATGCTATACTCTTACCTCATGTAATTAAATTTAACTCTGAAACACCAACAAAACTTCCATCATTCCCTAAATATGAGAAGTTTATTGCACATGAAAAATATGCAGAGATTTCAAGATCTCTAGGACTTAAAGCTTCTACTACAGAAGAAGGTGTTAATAGTCTAATTAGTGCTATTAAAAAGCTTATGAGTGAACTTGAAATGCCGACAAAAATTTCTGAATGTAATATAAATAAAGAAGAATATATGAGCAAAATAGAATTACTTGCTCTCAAAGCATTCGATGATCAATGTACTGGGGCAAATCCAAGATATCCTCTTGTTGAAGAATTACACGAAATATACAAAAATATATACTAAAAAAGAGTGCATCACTGCACTCTTTTCTTATAACCATTTATAATATAAAATTCTCTTCTATTACTCTCACCTAAAACTTTAGCCCACTTACTCTCAAAAGGAATATCATCCTTTAATATTAAATTAATCTCTTCTATTTCTATATTATATTTATAATATAACGGTCTAAAAATATTTCTAAAATACTCATCATTAAATAAAGGCAAATTCCTCTTTTCTATCTCCATCTTTTCAAATTTATCATTATAGGAAAAACATATTTTAATCATTCCACCATCTATCAATAATTTAGATATATTATGTACAATACCTAGTTCTTCCTTAAATAAACCTTCAAGTAAACTACCCCAAGGTAAATTTATATAAACTTCTGAAAACATATTATATAATAAGTTATCTATATTCTGAACATTCATAATAATATAAATTAAATTACTTACCTTATTTTTATATTGCTTAATTGCATACTTTTTCATAGAATTTCCACAAGAATCTAACCCAATATAAAAATTATTTTTATTATCCAATGCACTAAAATATACAAATGCTCCCTGTCCTGTACCCAAATCAATTATCAACTTATCATACGACTTTATCTTATCTAAAAAATCTTCATTACCTAACTCAATTTCCTTACTACTCCTAAGTATCCTCATAATTCACCTCAATAAATAAGGATAATTTAACCAAAATTAAATTATCCTAAAATCTAGAAATTATTTTAAAAATATAAACGCTTCTGGTCCCAAAGGTAATTTTAAAACCATCCATAATACTAATAATATGATCCAACTTACTAATAAAGCTATCGAATATGGCAACATTAATGATATTAATGTACCTATTCCACTTTTTTTATCATATTTCTTAACAAGCATTGCAATTATTGGGAAATATGGAAGCAGTGGAGTTATTATATTTGTAGTTGAATCACCTATTCTGTATGCCATCTGAGTAAACTCTGGACTATAACCTAGCCTCATAAATAATGGAACAAACACAGGAGCTATTATGGCCCACTTAGCTGATGCACTTCCTATAAATAAATTTATAAAACCAGTTATAATTATAAATCCTATTATGAGCGGTATTCCTACAAACCCTATATTCTCTAGAATTTCAGCTCCATCTACTGCAATTATTGTAGCAATCTTACTTTTCTCAAATAAATTTATAAACTGTGCTGCAAAGAATGACAATACCAAATATGACCCCATAGATGACATAGATTTTGACATAGCATTGATGATATCACTATCTTTCTTAATTTTCCCTGATCCAATCCCAAAAAACACTCCAGGAATTAAAAATAACAGCGCAAGTATAACAACAATACCACTAATAAATGGTGATTTATTAATTATTGAACCTGTCTCTGGATTCCTAAGCATCCCACCAGGCAAAAGTCCTATTCCAATTATGATACAAAATACCAATAAAGAAATTCCTGCATATAAAAGACCTTTTTTTTCACTTTTAGTAAACTTAAATGAATTCTCATCTTGAACTTCAACTTGCTCAACTAAATTATCAGGATTTTGATTTTTTTCAAGTCTTGGAATTATTACATATTCGGTTATAAGTGTTCCAACTATAGTTATTAAAAAAGTAGAAACTACCATAAAATAATAATTACTTGTTGGATTTACCATATATGATGGATCTATTATATTTGCTGCTGATTGACTAAGTCCACTTAATAATGGATCTATAGTTCCTATAAGAAGATTTGCTGAAAATCCCCCAGAAACACCAGCAAAAGCAGCAGCAATACCGGCTATAGGATTTCTACCAAAACTCTTAAATATTATAGCACCTAGTGGAACTAACACAACATATCCGGCATCAGAAGCTACATTAGACAAAACTCCTAAAAACACAACAACAATTGTTATCAATCTTTTTGGAGTGCTTAATATAAGTTTCTTTATTAAAGCATCTATTAAACCAGTTCCTTCAGCCACTCCAACTCCGAGCATAGAAACCAACACGACACCTAAGGGCGCAAAACTTGTAAAATTAGTAACTATACTGGTCAGAAAATTAGACATAGCTTCTTTTGTAAGTAAATTTGTTACCTGAACTTTAACTGCCTCAGATACACCATCTTTTAATGTTTCATACTCAGCTACAATGTTCATATTACTTAAAATATAAGAAGCAATAACAGTTATTATACTTAATAAAACAAACAATGTTACTGGATCTGGTAACTTATTACCTACAACCTCAATAAAATTAAGACTTTTATTAAGTATCCCAACTTTTTTATTATCTAATGAATGTTTCTCTTTTCTACTTCTTTTTTGAGTCAAATTATTTATCTTCCTTTCATTTATAAATATTTTAAATTATAATACTAATATCTCAATATTATTTTAGTATTTGAACAATTATTATACAATATTATTATAAATATCTCAATGAAAAAAACATTTTTTTGTTAAATTATATAATTAAAGGAGATTCTTAAATGTCAAATATAAAACTTTGCGTATTTGATTTAGATGGTACACTTTTAAATTCTAACAAGGAAATTACAAAGGAAACACTACAAGCTTTGCAAAAACTAAAAAATAAAAATATACAATACACAATAGCAACTGGAAGAATAGACATCCTCGCTAGAAAGTATCAAAAACAAATAAAATCCAACTTACCTATAATATCTTGTAATGGATCTCTCATACGTGATTTATCTAATAATATACTTTATAAAAAATCTTTAGATTTCAATATTGTTAAAAATTTAGTAGACTTCTATAATTTAAATAATCTAAACTTTATGTTATATACTGAAACTGCTATATTAAGTACGCCCAATAATCCAAGATTAAAATTACTAGAAAAACTAAATCTATCATCGGATCTAAAAGATAAATTTGAAGTTGAAATAATACATAAAGATATACAAAACTATTCTAATCTATCATTTTTAAAATCACTAACACACATAGATAATAGAGAAAAACTTTTAAATATAGAATCTCAATTAAATAAAAAATTTAAAAATTTATCTATTGTATCATCAGATGAAAAATTACTCGATATAATGCCTCCAGGTGTAAATAAAGGAACTGCACTCCATAATTTATGTAAAATATTAGACATCGATAAAAATGAAATTATTGTATTTGGTGATAACTTTAACGATATAGAAATGATTAATTTTGCACATATATCTGTTGTCCCTTCAAACAGTGAACAACATATAAAAAATATGGCAACATATGTAACAAAAAGTAACGACGATAATGGTATTGCCTTTGCAATAAATGAATTCATACTAAAGAGTGTGTAGTATAAAAATACTACACACTCTTTAATTTAAGATTAATAGCCCCTACAATATCATCAACAATATTTTTAATCATATCCATATCTTCACCTTCAGCCATGATCCTAATTAAATTCTCTGTTCCGGATTCTCTAACTAAAATTCTACCATTCCCTGAAAGCTCATTCTCATATCTATTTATCAAGTCATTAACTTCTTTATCCTCTTTATATATCCTTTTATTAAATTCATCAACCTCTATATTAACTAATAATTGTGGAAATTCCTTTATAACTGAACATAAATCTTTTAAACTCTTTCCTTTTTCCTTAACTATCTTGCTTATTATTAAAGATGTTAAAATTCCATCACCTGTTTTATTATCAAAAAGTATTATGTGCCCAGATTGCTCTCCTCCAACTACATAATCATTCTCATTCATGTTTTGAAAAACATACTTATCTCCAACACCTACTGTAGATATAGATATATCAAACTTATCTAAAGATTTATAAAGTCCCAAATTACTCATAACTGTTACGACTATTGTATTCTTATTTAAAATTCCTTGTTCCTTAAAATAAATAGCAATTAAACCCATTATATGATCACCATTTATTATATTACCCTCATGATCAACAGCTAAGCATCTATCTGCATCTCCATCATATGCAAATCCTAAATCGCAATTATTTTCAACAACAAATTTAGATATCTCATCCATATATGTAGATCCACATTTATTATTAATATTAACCCCATTAGGATAATCGTTTATAATCAAAAACTCAGCACCTGTAGCCTCAAATACTCTTCTTGCAATAGAATAAGCTGCACCATTAGCACAATCT from Candidatus Arthromitus sp. SFB-mouse-Japan harbors:
- a CDS encoding rRNA methyltransferase; this translates as MRILRSSKEIELGNEDFLDKIKSYDKLIIDLGTGQGAFVYFSALDNKNNFYIGLDSCGNSMKKYAIKQYKNKVSNLIYIIMNVQNIDNLLYNMFSEVYINLPWGSLLEGLFKEELGIVHNISKLLIDGGMIKICFSYNDKFEKMEIEKRNLPLFNDEYFRNIFRPLYYKYNIEIEEINLILKDDIPFESKWAKVLGESNRREFYIINGYKKRVQ
- the glmM gene encoding phosphoglucosamine mutase; translation: MGKLFGTDGIRGIANIKLTGELAYNIGKCGAKVLSKGVIDNRKIVVGIDTRISSSMIEYSICAGIASTGIDVIRVSNVPTPAIAYLIQKFKLLGGVMISASHNPYEYNGIKFFDSNGVKLNDDLENEIENLYFNLLNVSNMDGFDDIGKIEFSSEMITDYIDFLLSNLGKNDLSGLKIGVDCANGAAYSIARRVFEATGAEFLIINDYPNGVNINNKCGSTYMDEISKFVVENNCDLGFAYDGDADRCLAVDHEGNIINGDHIMGLIAIYFKEQGILNKNTIVVTVMSNLGLYKSLDKFDISISTVGVGDKYVFQNMNENDYVVGGEQSGHIILFDNKTGDGILTSLIISKIVKEKGKSLKDLCSVIKEFPQLLVNIEVDEFNKRIYKEDKEVNDLINRYENELSGNGRILVRESGTENLIRIMAEGEDMDMIKNIVDDIVGAINLKLKSV
- the adhE gene encoding bifunctional acetaldehyde-CoA/alcohol dehydrogenase encodes the protein MKSKNQIQEKETSNISLVINSLVNNAKKAEQKLLKLNQNQIDKIVSAMCIAGADKNIELSKLAIEETKRGVFEDKVIKNLFATEYIHHDIKHIKTVGIINDDPTKDYFNVAEPVGIIAGVTPVTNPTSTAMFKAIISIKTRNPIIFAFHPSAQKCSSEAARVVYEAAISAGAPEHCIQWINEPSIEATNLLMNHPEIALILATGGSGMVKSAYSCGKPALGVGPGNVPAYLEKTCNLQRAVSDIIISKTFDNGMICASEQTAVVDEEISKYFEKLMKELNCHLCSEDEIKKLEKYAFPEDKNSCVLNANIVGKSANEIAKEAGFEVPEKTKILIAKIDSIGPNSPLSREKLSPILSYIIVKNSDEGIEKSCQIVEFGGLGHSAAIHSSNEDIIKKFSEKVKAGRIVVNSPSTHGAIGDLYNSNRASLTLGCGSYGKNSIISNVTCENLINLKRVARRKTNMQWFKIPKKIFFEWGSTSYLEKMPDISKIMIITDAGMVNLGYADIVVNHLNNRIDKVSIEIFSDVEPDPSVETVFNGVKAMNRFKPDCIIALGGGSAIDAAKSMWLFYEHPEINFNDIKLKFVDIRKRIYKFPKLGNKAQLVAIPTTSGTGSEVTSFSVISDKTKNIKYPLADYELTPNVAIIDPQFVMSLPKSVTADTGLDVLTHAIEAYVSILASDYTDALAIKAIQLVFEYLPRAFKNGNNDKVAREKMHNASSIAGMAFTNAFLGINHSLAHKLGGEFHIPHGRANAILLPHVIKFNSETPTKLPSFPKYEKFIAHEKYAEISRSLGLKASTTEEGVNSLISAIKKLMSELEMPTKISECNINKEEYMSKIELLALKAFDDQCTGANPRYPLVEELHEIYKNIY
- a CDS encoding AbgT family transporter, yielding MTQKRSRKEKHSLDNKKVGILNKSLNFIEVVGNKLPDPVTLFVLLSIITVIASYILSNMNIVAEYETLKDGVSEAVKVQVTNLLTKEAMSNFLTSIVTNFTSFAPLGVVLVSMLGVGVAEGTGLIDALIKKLILSTPKRLITIVVVFLGVLSNVASDAGYVVLVPLGAIIFKSFGRNPIAGIAAAFAGVSGGFSANLLIGTIDPLLSGLSQSAANIIDPSYMVNPTSNYYFMVVSTFLITIVGTLITEYVIIPRLEKNQNPDNLVEQVEVQDENSFKFTKSEKKGLLYAGISLLVFCIIIGIGLLPGGMLRNPETGSIINKSPFISGIVVILALLFLIPGVFFGIGSGKIKKDSDIINAMSKSMSSMGSYLVLSFFAAQFINLFEKSKIATIIAVDGAEILENIGFVGIPLIIGFIIITGFINLFIGSASAKWAIIAPVFVPLFMRLGYSPEFTQMAYRIGDSTTNIITPLLPYFPIIAMLVKKYDKKSGIGTLISLMLPYSIALLVSWIILLVLWMVLKLPLGPEAFIFLK
- a CDS encoding Cof-type HAD-IIB family hydrolase; the protein is MSNIKLCVFDLDGTLLNSNKEITKETLQALQKLKNKNIQYTIATGRIDILARKYQKQIKSNLPIISCNGSLIRDLSNNILYKKSLDFNIVKNLVDFYNLNNLNFMLYTETAILSTPNNPRLKLLEKLNLSSDLKDKFEVEIIHKDIQNYSNLSFLKSLTHIDNREKLLNIESQLNKKFKNLSIVSSDEKLLDIMPPGVNKGTALHNLCKILDIDKNEIIVFGDNFNDIEMINFAHISVVPSNSEQHIKNMATYVTKSNDDNGIAFAINEFILKSV